In Natronococcus occultus SP4, the following proteins share a genomic window:
- a CDS encoding 4-phosphopantoate--beta-alanine ligase, with amino-acid sequence MTDYDTVSADVDDEEEIPEDHPRYQDLLTRHRIEQGVEKGITHLQGMHAEGRGSAFDYLLGEETIPSADEAERAAAAHLLLAERPVLSINGNVAALVPGEMVELADTVDADLEVNLFNRTPERIEAIADHLRAHGAEDVKGLEADARIPNLDHQRAKVDADGIHAADVVVVPLEDGDRAEALEAMGKTEIVIDLNPLSRSPQVAEVPIVDNIIRAVPNVTAHARTLADADESELRGIVEGFDREEALRAAEERIRSGEL; translated from the coding sequence GTGACCGATTACGACACCGTCTCCGCCGACGTCGACGACGAGGAGGAGATTCCGGAGGACCACCCCAGATACCAGGACCTGCTCACCCGCCACCGGATCGAGCAGGGCGTCGAGAAGGGGATCACCCACCTACAGGGGATGCACGCCGAGGGACGGGGTAGCGCCTTCGACTACCTGCTCGGCGAGGAGACGATCCCCAGCGCCGACGAGGCCGAACGGGCCGCCGCAGCCCACCTGCTGCTCGCCGAGCGACCGGTGCTGTCGATCAACGGCAACGTCGCGGCGCTCGTTCCCGGAGAGATGGTCGAGCTCGCCGACACCGTCGACGCCGATCTCGAGGTCAACCTCTTCAACCGCACGCCCGAGCGGATCGAAGCGATCGCCGATCACCTGCGGGCACACGGCGCCGAGGACGTGAAGGGACTCGAGGCCGACGCCCGGATCCCGAACCTCGACCACCAGCGCGCGAAGGTCGACGCCGACGGCATCCACGCGGCCGACGTCGTGGTCGTCCCGCTCGAGGACGGCGACCGTGCGGAGGCCCTCGAAGCGATGGGTAAGACCGAGATCGTGATCGACCTCAACCCGCTCTCGCGGTCGCCCCAGGTCGCGGAGGTCCCGATCGTCGACAACATCATCCGCGCGGTGCCGAACGTCACCGCCCACGCCCGGACACTGGCCGACGCTGACGAGTCGGAGCTGCGCGGGATCGTCGAGGGGTTCGACCGGGAGGAAGCGCTCCGAGCGGCCGAGGAACGGATCCGTAGCGGCGAGCTCTAG
- a CDS encoding universal stress protein, with amino-acid sequence MYDCILVPTDGSPEGERALEYAFELARTHDATVRAIYVANVASYGGLPMETAWEGIGEALRSEGQGALARVEELAPPDVEVETEIHEGSPSQVIVREATPDSCDLVVMGTHGRGGIDRLLLGSVAERVVRQSPIPVLTVRLGEDGTDADTERQPETAEGETPEPSDV; translated from the coding sequence ATGTACGACTGCATTCTGGTCCCGACCGACGGCTCGCCGGAGGGCGAGCGCGCGCTCGAGTACGCCTTCGAGCTCGCGCGCACTCACGACGCGACGGTCAGGGCGATCTACGTCGCCAACGTCGCCAGCTACGGTGGGCTGCCGATGGAGACCGCCTGGGAAGGGATCGGCGAGGCGCTTCGCTCGGAGGGACAGGGTGCACTCGCGCGAGTCGAAGAGCTCGCTCCCCCGGACGTCGAGGTCGAGACGGAGATCCACGAGGGGTCGCCGAGCCAGGTGATCGTCCGCGAGGCGACCCCCGATAGCTGCGATCTCGTGGTCATGGGCACCCACGGCCGCGGCGGGATCGACCGACTGCTTCTGGGCAGCGTCGCCGAACGGGTCGTCAGACAGTCGCCGATACCCGTGCTGACGGTTCGACTCGGCGAGGACGGGACGGACGCCGACACCGAGCGCCAGCCCGAGACCGCGGAGGGCGAGACCCCCGAACCCTCCGACGTCTAG
- a CDS encoding pantoate kinase codes for MREEATAFVPGHVTGFFSAHPDDDPTKAGSRGAGLTLTDGVEVTVEPAAERTVVLDGEPIAIDPVVDVLEALEAPARVEAVSELPLGAGFGVSGAMALGTAFAANRVFERHRSRNELVAIAHAAEVRAGTGLGDVVAQAQGGIPIRLEPGGPAVNELDAVPARSRVEYVPFGELSTADVLAGETAQLSRAGEAALSRIVEEPTLEAFMDASERFARDAELLTPPLEAAIEDVTAVDGQASMAMLGETVFALGTGLSDAGYEPSVCTTHPAGAVLK; via the coding sequence ATGCGAGAGGAGGCGACGGCGTTCGTCCCGGGTCACGTAACCGGGTTCTTCAGTGCGCATCCGGACGACGACCCAACGAAGGCCGGCTCACGGGGGGCAGGGCTGACGCTGACCGACGGCGTCGAGGTAACGGTCGAACCGGCGGCCGAGCGGACGGTCGTCCTCGACGGCGAACCGATCGCGATCGACCCGGTAGTCGACGTCCTCGAGGCGCTCGAGGCGCCGGCCCGGGTCGAAGCCGTCTCGGAGCTCCCGCTGGGGGCCGGCTTCGGCGTCTCGGGAGCGATGGCGCTTGGCACGGCGTTCGCGGCGAACCGGGTCTTCGAGCGACACCGTTCGCGAAACGAGCTGGTCGCGATCGCCCACGCAGCGGAGGTGCGGGCCGGCACCGGGCTGGGCGACGTCGTCGCCCAGGCCCAGGGTGGGATCCCGATCCGGCTCGAACCCGGCGGGCCGGCGGTCAACGAACTCGACGCAGTCCCCGCCCGGAGCCGCGTCGAGTACGTCCCGTTCGGCGAGCTGTCGACGGCCGACGTCCTCGCGGGCGAGACCGCACAGCTCTCGCGGGCCGGCGAGGCGGCGCTGTCGCGGATCGTCGAGGAGCCCACGCTCGAGGCGTTCATGGACGCCTCCGAGCGGTTCGCACGCGACGCCGAGCTGTTGACGCCGCCCCTCGAGGCGGCGATCGAGGACGTAACGGCCGTCGACGGACAGGCGTCGATGGCGATGCTCGGCGAGACGGTCTTCGCGCTCGGGACCGGGCTGTCCGACGCGGGCTACGAGCCGTCGGTGTGTACGACCCATCCTGCCGGCGCGGTGCTGAAGTAA
- a CDS encoding biotin--[acetyl-CoA-carboxylase] ligase translates to MNETRRAILEAIGDGPVSGPEIAEELDISRAAVWKQIDALREAGFEIEGGTSGYELTAVTAYNGPAVEYGLEAPFSIEYHDAIGSTNDRARELATDGASDVGVLADEQTGGRGRLERAWTAPSGGVWLSLVTRPSVAPARAPLYTLAASVATARAAREAGVDARIKWPNDVVVPVGDDGGYRKLAGILTEMEGETDRIAWLVVGIGVNANVDADALPPEATSIRAEAGDVDRRAFVQRLLEEFDRFRTDLEDVVPAWRELALTLGQRVRVERPTDELVGEAVDVTESGALVVETDDGRETVSAGDCEHLRPR, encoded by the coding sequence ATGAACGAGACGCGGCGAGCGATCCTCGAGGCGATCGGCGACGGCCCCGTATCGGGCCCCGAGATCGCCGAGGAACTCGACATCTCGCGGGCGGCCGTCTGGAAGCAGATCGACGCGCTGCGCGAGGCCGGCTTCGAGATCGAGGGCGGGACGTCGGGGTACGAACTGACCGCTGTCACCGCCTACAACGGCCCCGCGGTCGAGTACGGGCTCGAGGCACCCTTTTCGATCGAGTACCACGACGCGATCGGCAGCACCAACGACCGCGCCCGGGAGCTGGCAACTGACGGAGCCAGCGACGTCGGCGTCCTCGCCGACGAACAGACCGGCGGCCGAGGACGGCTCGAGCGTGCGTGGACGGCTCCCTCGGGCGGGGTCTGGCTGAGCCTCGTCACCCGCCCGTCGGTCGCCCCGGCCCGGGCGCCGCTGTACACGCTCGCGGCCTCGGTCGCGACCGCGCGGGCGGCCCGGGAGGCCGGCGTCGATGCCCGGATCAAGTGGCCCAACGACGTCGTCGTTCCCGTCGGCGACGACGGGGGATACCGCAAGCTGGCGGGGATTCTCACGGAGATGGAGGGCGAAACTGACCGGATCGCGTGGCTCGTCGTCGGGATCGGGGTCAACGCCAACGTCGACGCCGACGCCCTCCCGCCGGAGGCGACCTCGATCCGCGCCGAGGCGGGCGACGTCGACCGGCGCGCGTTCGTCCAGCGACTGCTCGAGGAGTTCGACCGCTTCCGGACCGATCTCGAGGACGTCGTTCCGGCCTGGCGCGAGCTGGCGCTGACGCTTGGCCAGCGCGTCCGGGTCGAGCGCCCAACCGACGAACTCGTCGGCGAGGCCGTCGACGTCACCGAGAGCGGGGCGCTGGTCGTCGAGACCGATGACGGCCGGGAGACGGTCTCGGCCGGCGACTGCGAGCACCTGCGGCCGCGCTAG
- a CDS encoding tRNA uridine(34) 5-carboxymethylaminomethyl modification radical SAM/GNAT enzyme Elp3 has product MSTETPEPTETDAFEKVCETLVERILDGEIDRDEVEKAKLEACSEHSAPKVPKNSELLDHAPQEYREDLEAVLQRKPVRTASGVSPVAIMTSPERCPHGKCLYCPGGPDSEFSSSQSYTGEEPAAARGVQNDYDPYGQVTLRLEQLREIGHPVDKVELILMGGTMTARSHDYQEWFVKRALEAMNDYDVDKEPEPAEGVSFAEDPEEYEFKYLEDVIAENETNEIRNIGTTFETKPDWCDPEQIDRMLELGGTKVEVGVQTTYERINREMHRGHGAQASIDANRRLRNAGFKVGFHMMPGQPGMSKEMCLEDFRRLFEQEQWKPDYLKIYPTLIVRGTATYDWWHKGEFDPLDNEEAAELVAEIKDMIPCYTRLQRVQRDIPADFIDAGVWKSNLRQLARKRMDEHGWSCDCIRCREAGHHDEEPEDVELDVMSYDACGGTEQFISFEDFEKDLLVGFCRLRFPHGDGPADRTAAAAANGDRLRPELENAALVRELHVYGSEVAMGDEGETGQHQHKGYGRRLMERAEELAADAGYDKISVISGIGAREYYRNKLGYHQDGPYVSKRL; this is encoded by the coding sequence GTGAGTACCGAGACGCCCGAACCGACCGAAACCGACGCGTTCGAGAAGGTTTGCGAGACGCTCGTCGAGCGGATCCTCGACGGCGAGATCGACCGCGACGAGGTCGAAAAGGCCAAACTCGAGGCGTGTTCGGAACACTCGGCGCCGAAGGTGCCGAAAAACTCCGAGCTGCTTGATCACGCGCCCCAGGAGTACCGCGAGGATCTGGAGGCGGTGCTCCAGCGCAAACCGGTCCGGACCGCCTCGGGCGTCTCCCCGGTCGCGATCATGACCTCGCCCGAGCGGTGTCCCCACGGGAAGTGTCTCTACTGTCCCGGCGGCCCCGACTCGGAGTTCTCGAGCTCCCAGAGCTACACGGGCGAGGAGCCCGCGGCGGCGCGGGGCGTCCAGAACGACTACGACCCCTACGGCCAGGTGACCCTGCGGCTCGAACAGCTCCGGGAGATCGGTCACCCGGTCGACAAGGTCGAGCTGATCCTGATGGGCGGGACGATGACCGCCCGCAGTCACGACTACCAGGAGTGGTTCGTCAAACGCGCCCTGGAGGCGATGAACGACTACGACGTCGACAAGGAGCCCGAACCTGCCGAGGGCGTCAGCTTCGCGGAGGATCCCGAGGAGTACGAGTTCAAGTACCTCGAGGACGTCATCGCGGAAAACGAGACGAACGAGATCAGGAACATCGGGACGACCTTCGAGACCAAGCCCGACTGGTGTGACCCCGAGCAGATCGATCGGATGCTCGAGCTGGGCGGGACGAAAGTCGAGGTCGGCGTCCAGACGACCTACGAGCGGATCAACCGCGAGATGCACCGCGGCCACGGCGCCCAGGCGTCGATCGACGCCAACCGCCGGCTCCGGAACGCGGGGTTCAAGGTCGGTTTCCACATGATGCCGGGCCAGCCGGGGATGAGCAAGGAGATGTGTCTCGAGGACTTCCGCCGGCTGTTCGAGCAGGAACAGTGGAAGCCCGACTACCTAAAGATCTACCCGACCCTGATCGTTCGGGGGACCGCGACCTACGACTGGTGGCACAAGGGGGAGTTCGACCCGCTCGACAACGAGGAGGCCGCGGAGCTGGTCGCCGAGATCAAAGACATGATTCCCTGCTACACGCGCCTCCAGCGGGTCCAGCGAGACATCCCCGCGGACTTCATCGACGCCGGCGTCTGGAAGTCGAACCTGCGACAGCTCGCCCGGAAGCGGATGGACGAGCACGGCTGGTCCTGTGACTGTATCCGCTGTCGGGAGGCCGGCCACCACGACGAGGAGCCCGAGGACGTCGAGCTCGACGTAATGAGCTACGACGCCTGCGGCGGGACGGAGCAGTTCATCTCGTTCGAGGACTTCGAGAAGGATCTCCTGGTCGGGTTCTGTCGACTCCGATTCCCTCACGGCGACGGACCCGCGGACCGCACCGCGGCAGCCGCCGCGAACGGCGATCGACTCCGGCCGGAGCTCGAGAACGCCGCCCTCGTCCGCGAACTGCACGTTTACGGAAGCGAGGTCGCCATGGGCGACGAGGGCGAAACCGGACAGCACCAGCACAAGGGGTACGGCCGCCGGCTGATGGAGCGCGCCGAGGAACTCGCGGCCGACGCCGGCTACGACAAGATCAGCGTCATCTCCGGGATCGGCGCGCGGGAGTACTACCGGAACAAGCTGGGCTACCACCAGGACGGCCCCTACGTGAGCAAGCGACTCTGA
- a CDS encoding tyrosine--tRNA ligase — translation MDAYELITRNADEVVTDEEVRELAEDPAGKRVYVGYEPSGVLHLGHLLTANKLIDLQNAGMEVVVLLADVHAYLNGKGSFEEIRETAEQMQAQFTAYGLEEENTEFVYGSEFQLDEEYTLDLHELELSTTMNRAQRAMAELQSGETAKVSHLVYPLMQALDIEYLDLDLAVGGLDQRKVHMLAREELPELEYEARPCLHTPIVADLTSGEGKMSSSEGVTISMEDSTEDIEEKVNSAFCPPTRDPEGDLENPVLELFEYHVFPRFDEVIVERPEKYGGDLTYEEYETLAADLESGELHPADAKGTLASYLDELIAPGREKLRELRS, via the coding sequence ATGGACGCCTACGAGTTGATCACGCGAAACGCCGACGAGGTCGTAACCGACGAGGAGGTGCGCGAACTCGCGGAGGATCCCGCGGGCAAGCGCGTCTACGTCGGCTACGAACCCTCCGGCGTGCTCCACCTGGGACACCTGTTGACGGCCAACAAGCTGATCGACCTCCAGAACGCCGGGATGGAGGTCGTCGTACTGCTCGCGGACGTCCACGCCTACCTCAACGGGAAGGGCAGCTTCGAGGAGATCCGCGAGACCGCAGAACAGATGCAGGCACAGTTTACCGCCTACGGCCTCGAGGAGGAAAACACCGAGTTCGTCTACGGTTCGGAGTTCCAGCTCGACGAGGAGTACACCCTCGACCTCCACGAGCTCGAGCTCTCGACGACGATGAACCGCGCCCAGCGCGCGATGGCCGAGCTACAGAGCGGGGAGACCGCGAAGGTCAGTCACCTCGTCTACCCGCTAATGCAGGCCCTGGACATCGAGTACCTCGATCTGGATCTGGCCGTCGGCGGCTTGGACCAGCGCAAGGTCCACATGCTCGCCCGCGAGGAGCTTCCCGAACTGGAGTACGAGGCCCGTCCCTGTCTGCACACGCCGATCGTCGCTGACCTCACCAGTGGCGAAGGGAAGATGTCCTCGAGCGAGGGCGTCACGATCTCGATGGAGGACTCGACAGAAGACATCGAGGAGAAGGTCAACTCGGCCTTTTGCCCGCCCACGCGCGATCCGGAGGGCGACCTCGAGAACCCCGTCCTCGAGCTGTTCGAGTACCACGTCTTCCCGCGCTTCGATGAGGTCATCGTCGAGCGCCCCGAGAAGTACGGCGGGGATCTGACCTACGAGGAGTACGAGACTCTCGCCGCGGACCTCGAGTCCGGCGAGCTCCACCCCGCCGACGCGAAGGGCACCCTCGCGAGCTACCTCGACGAGCTGATCGCGCCGGGCCGCGAGAAGCTTCGCGAACTGCGAAGCTGA
- a CDS encoding SHOCT domain-containing protein, which produces MGTDPRTRLRENATEVTATLVTGIWLAAMFTGQGWWLAALLFGYIVVVPMVALLFGDEDDVREWWTEDEIDPETLEEPDDEEPSATDALERLRDRYAAGELTDEQFERKLDRLLETETLEDADRWRRERQNERSEDLEFETRD; this is translated from the coding sequence ATGGGCACCGACCCGAGGACGCGGCTCCGCGAGAACGCCACGGAGGTGACGGCGACACTCGTGACCGGGATCTGGCTCGCCGCGATGTTCACCGGCCAGGGGTGGTGGCTCGCGGCGCTGCTCTTCGGGTATATCGTCGTCGTGCCGATGGTCGCGTTGCTGTTTGGCGACGAGGACGACGTCCGGGAGTGGTGGACGGAAGACGAGATCGACCCCGAGACCCTCGAGGAGCCGGACGACGAGGAGCCGTCGGCCACCGACGCCCTCGAACGGCTTCGCGATCGCTACGCCGCGGGCGAGCTGACCGACGAGCAGTTCGAGCGCAAGCTCGATCGCCTGCTCGAAACCGAGACCCTCGAGGACGCCGACCGCTGGCGACGCGAACGGCAAAACGAGCGATCCGAGGACCTCGAGTTCGAGACGCGGGACTGA
- a CDS encoding OsmC family protein, with translation MSKQVTTVSEEGFSATNEIGEFETTIDAEGEDAPDTLESLLAAYASCYVPALRVGGQQRDAGDLGRIEIESTGELNDDDKLESVYFDIRVEADVDDDTGQEVIDRAFELCKVHDALKSELHADTDFEGGAF, from the coding sequence ATGTCGAAACAAGTTACCACCGTCTCCGAGGAGGGGTTCAGCGCGACGAACGAGATCGGCGAGTTCGAGACGACGATCGACGCCGAGGGCGAGGACGCGCCGGACACCCTCGAGAGCCTGCTGGCGGCGTATGCTTCCTGTTACGTGCCAGCGCTTCGCGTCGGGGGCCAGCAGCGCGACGCCGGCGACCTCGGTCGGATCGAGATCGAGTCGACGGGCGAGCTCAACGACGACGACAAGCTCGAGTCGGTCTACTTCGACATCCGCGTCGAGGCCGACGTCGACGACGACACCGGCCAGGAGGTCATCGACCGGGCGTTCGAGCTCTGTAAGGTTCACGACGCGCTGAAATCGGAGCTCCACGCCGACACCGACTTCGAGGGCGGCGCCTTCTAG
- a CDS encoding DHH family phosphoesterase — MGNCIICGTSVDGEICESHQEDAVFEFRGTEPSQLTPGRYYRGTVDGYADFGVFVDIGDHVTGLLHRSELDKRLESLDWEPGDGVFVQVLDVRDNGNVDLGWSIRQREREFRGHLIETADDEFLPEDDEADEADAASEPESEPEPEPEHDSQPSASADDTGPSDEASPSTGGAETVAAESGSVAAESSTVSTPATDDAADAEPESEPALKRTTVDAIGNQVGSVVRLEGEITGVRQTSGPTVFELRDETGTVECAAFEEAGVRAYPDVEVEDVVALEGEIERHHGDLQVETETLDVLEDEARETVVDRLESAIEREARPADVAPLADHDAVAVVEDEIGDAATAIRRAIMEARPVVVRHAATADGYVAGAAIERAALPLIREKHTREDAEYHYFERRPLEGRVYDMDAATDDVTSMLEARDRHDEQLPLVVLVGAGSTVESADGYELLSLYGAEALVVDDSRADEEIVDAVTAAVAPSLAGADVADLTSTALAANVAAHVNDDVRDDLEHLPAVSYWEGAPETYLELATEAGYDETDVSERREAVALEAFYQSYKDKRELIADLLFDGNADLAAHVSEQFRDKLETELETARENRTTREVDGLTVTVLDTDAFTHRYDFPTTILLLDALHRREREESAATLGIGEDELHVRTTERIDVRDLGHAVAERVPNGGVTVVGGRDGHIEFLPGERDAVHEAALEALAETLA; from the coding sequence ATGGGTAACTGTATCATCTGCGGTACGTCTGTCGACGGCGAGATCTGCGAGAGTCATCAGGAGGACGCGGTCTTCGAGTTCCGCGGCACCGAACCCTCGCAGCTCACACCCGGTCGCTACTACCGGGGAACCGTCGACGGCTACGCCGATTTCGGCGTGTTCGTCGACATCGGCGACCACGTCACCGGTCTGTTGCACAGAAGCGAACTGGACAAGCGACTCGAGAGTCTCGACTGGGAGCCCGGGGACGGGGTGTTCGTCCAGGTGCTCGACGTTCGGGACAACGGGAACGTCGATCTGGGCTGGTCGATCCGCCAGCGCGAACGCGAGTTCCGCGGCCACCTGATCGAGACGGCCGACGACGAGTTCCTCCCCGAGGACGACGAGGCTGACGAGGCCGACGCAGCGTCCGAGCCCGAGTCCGAACCGGAACCCGAACCCGAACACGACTCCCAGCCCAGCGCGAGCGCCGACGACACCGGTCCGAGCGACGAGGCGAGCCCGTCGACGGGCGGCGCCGAGACGGTCGCCGCCGAGAGCGGTTCCGTCGCGGCCGAGTCATCGACGGTCTCGACGCCGGCGACCGACGACGCCGCCGACGCCGAGCCCGAGTCCGAGCCCGCGCTCAAGCGAACGACGGTCGACGCGATCGGCAACCAGGTCGGAAGCGTCGTCCGTCTCGAGGGCGAGATCACCGGCGTCCGCCAGACCTCCGGACCGACGGTCTTCGAGCTGCGCGACGAGACCGGCACCGTCGAATGTGCGGCCTTCGAGGAGGCCGGCGTCCGGGCCTACCCCGACGTCGAGGTCGAGGACGTCGTCGCCCTCGAGGGCGAGATCGAGCGCCACCACGGCGATCTGCAGGTCGAGACCGAGACGCTCGACGTCCTCGAGGACGAGGCCCGCGAGACCGTCGTCGACCGCCTCGAGAGCGCGATCGAGCGCGAGGCCCGTCCCGCCGACGTCGCTCCGCTCGCCGACCACGACGCGGTCGCGGTCGTCGAGGACGAGATCGGCGACGCCGCGACGGCGATCCGGCGTGCGATCATGGAGGCCCGTCCCGTCGTCGTTCGCCACGCCGCGACCGCCGACGGCTACGTCGCCGGCGCCGCCATCGAGCGCGCCGCGTTGCCGCTGATCCGCGAGAAACACACCCGCGAGGACGCCGAGTACCACTACTTCGAGCGCCGACCGCTCGAGGGTCGGGTGTACGACATGGACGCCGCGACCGACGACGTCACCTCGATGCTCGAGGCCCGCGACCGACACGACGAGCAGCTGCCGCTGGTCGTGCTGGTCGGTGCCGGCTCGACCGTCGAGTCCGCCGACGGCTACGAGCTGCTCTCACTGTACGGCGCCGAGGCGCTGGTCGTCGACGACAGCCGCGCTGACGAGGAGATCGTCGACGCGGTGACCGCCGCCGTCGCGCCCTCGCTCGCCGGCGCCGACGTCGCCGACCTGACCTCGACCGCCCTCGCCGCGAACGTCGCCGCCCACGTCAACGACGACGTCCGCGACGACCTCGAGCACCTGCCGGCGGTCAGCTACTGGGAGGGGGCTCCAGAGACCTACCTCGAACTCGCGACCGAGGCCGGATACGACGAAACCGACGTCTCCGAGCGACGCGAGGCCGTCGCGCTGGAAGCGTTCTACCAGAGCTACAAGGACAAACGAGAGCTCATCGCCGACCTGCTGTTCGACGGCAACGCCGATCTCGCGGCCCACGTCTCCGAGCAGTTCCGCGACAAGCTCGAGACGGAACTCGAGACCGCCCGCGAGAACCGTACGACTCGGGAGGTCGACGGGCTGACCGTGACGGTGCTCGACACCGACGCGTTCACCCACCGCTACGACTTCCCGACGACGATCCTGCTGCTTGACGCGCTCCACCGCCGCGAGCGCGAGGAGTCCGCCGCGACGCTCGGTATCGGCGAGGACGAACTCCACGTCCGCACGACCGAGCGGATCGACGTCCGCGACCTCGGACACGCGGTCGCCGAGCGCGTTCCGAACGGCGGCGTCACGGTCGTCGGTGGCCGGGACGGCCACATCGAGTTCCTGCCCGGCGAACGCGACGCCGTTCACGAGGCCGCGCTCGAGGCCCTCGCCGAGACGCTCGCCTAA
- a CDS encoding DUF411 domain-containing protein, translated as MGISRRWLCSTGAALAVGGLAGCFGDSEVDGGESADGSDEWTWSGSLPVEHVVQHHDPDCGCCEAYVDYLDDHGFDVEVNETDDLEGVKRELSVPEDAWSCHTIEFGDYLVEGHVPLEAVEELFADEPDVLGIAAPGMPQHSPGMGPPGDGPLSIAAFEKSGAVFEYVEV; from the coding sequence ATGGGTATCTCACGACGGTGGCTGTGTTCGACGGGTGCGGCGCTCGCGGTCGGCGGGCTCGCCGGCTGTTTCGGCGACTCAGAGGTGGACGGTGGGGAGTCGGCCGACGGGAGCGACGAGTGGACGTGGTCGGGCTCGCTCCCGGTCGAGCACGTCGTCCAGCACCACGACCCCGACTGTGGCTGCTGCGAGGCGTACGTCGACTACCTCGACGACCACGGGTTCGACGTCGAGGTCAACGAGACCGACGACCTCGAGGGTGTCAAACGCGAGCTGTCGGTTCCCGAGGACGCCTGGAGCTGCCACACGATCGAGTTCGGCGACTACCTCGTGGAGGGACACGTCCCCCTCGAGGCCGTCGAGGAACTGTTCGCGGACGAACCGGACGTTCTCGGCATCGCGGCGCCGGGGATGCCCCAGCACTCTCCGGGGATGGGGCCGCCCGGCGACGGACCGCTGTCGATCGCCGCGTTCGAGAAATCGGGAGCCGTCTTCGAGTACGTCGAGGTCTGA
- a CDS encoding HalOD1 output domain-containing protein, with protein MNATDNGDVITRRTLNTDREEPTAQIPEIVAEFEGRDPTDLPPVYYSVDELLSSLFSSPPRASADAAVEFTYQEYRFRVRQDGTTTVTRAEG; from the coding sequence ATGAACGCGACAGATAACGGAGACGTCATCACCAGACGAACACTCAACACCGATCGAGAGGAGCCGACAGCCCAGATTCCCGAGATCGTCGCCGAGTTCGAGGGTCGGGATCCCACCGATCTGCCGCCGGTGTACTACAGCGTCGACGAGTTGCTCTCGAGTCTCTTCTCGTCGCCCCCGCGAGCGAGCGCCGACGCCGCGGTCGAGTTTACCTACCAGGAGTACCGGTTCCGGGTTCGCCAGGACGGGACGACGACGGTAACTCGCGCCGAGGGCTGA
- a CDS encoding metal-dependent hydrolase — translation MELTWHGHSTWHVTVGDTDLLIDPFFDNPKTELEPSDVDEPDYVLLTHGHADHIADAGEFSDATLVATPELVSYCEEEFGFEDAVGGMGMNLGGTVECDDAFVTMVRADHTNGIMTEYDVDAGMPAGFVISDTKPTQVSDEESTTFYHAGDTSLMTEMREVVGPYLEPDAAAVPMGDHFTMGPWQAAVAVDWLDVDHAFPQHYDTFPPIEQDPEQFESEVAGTGSDAEVHVLEADEPFELEA, via the coding sequence ATGGAACTCACCTGGCACGGTCACTCGACGTGGCACGTCACCGTCGGCGACACCGACCTGCTGATCGACCCGTTCTTCGACAACCCGAAGACGGAGCTCGAGCCGTCGGACGTCGACGAACCGGACTACGTACTGCTCACGCACGGCCACGCCGACCACATCGCCGACGCGGGCGAGTTCAGCGACGCGACGCTGGTCGCGACTCCCGAGCTCGTCTCCTACTGCGAGGAGGAGTTCGGGTTCGAGGACGCCGTCGGCGGGATGGGGATGAACCTCGGTGGGACCGTCGAGTGTGACGACGCGTTCGTCACGATGGTCCGGGCCGACCACACCAACGGGATCATGACCGAGTACGACGTCGACGCGGGGATGCCCGCCGGCTTCGTGATCTCGGATACGAAACCGACCCAGGTCAGCGACGAGGAGTCGACGACGTTCTACCACGCGGGCGACACCTCGCTGATGACCGAGATGCGCGAGGTCGTCGGTCCCTACCTCGAGCCCGACGCCGCCGCGGTGCCGATGGGCGACCACTTCACGATGGGGCCCTGGCAGGCCGCCGTCGCCGTCGACTGGCTCGACGTCGACCACGCGTTCCCCCAGCACTACGACACGTTCCCGCCGATCGAGCAGGATCCCGAGCAGTTCGAGAGCGAGGTCGCGGGGACCGGCAGCGACGCCGAGGTCCACGTCCTCGAGGCCGACGAGCCGTTCGAGCTCGAGGCCTGA